Within the Halichoerus grypus chromosome 2, mHalGry1.hap1.1, whole genome shotgun sequence genome, the region aaagaaaaacagcaatgGATCAAATTGTAACTGAAAGAGAAAACCACACCGCCCGGGAGACATTTCCGGCTGAAAGGCGGACTTCTAGGGAAGTCAAGTCCATTGCTTCAAGAGAACCTCTGTCTCTCTGGAGCCTACcagttttctccattttaagTCATGCAAGCTTGCTTTAAGTCTGGCAGCGAAAGGGACCCTATGTTGGATGACCTTCCTATGCCCTTCCCGAAAGCCTGTGTGGTCCCCAAACGGGCCAGCACACATCTAACAGCCGTGAGCGCCAACTTCCTGCTGACACGCGCCTCCTCGGGTCCGGGAGCAGGATTGGTGGTGCTGTGACAGAGCCACGTCCTCTAGATGCCCTTGTTCTGACGGACAGCCCCCACTTTGATCTAAACTCCCCAGTCACTGAGGGCCATCGCTGTGACCTCTCCTTCTGACATCTCCCCTCCAGACGACTGGCTGAGTCAGGAGGTGTCTTCCTGTGAAGCCGTGGGCCCAGGCCAACCTCTGAGCAGTCGTGACTGAGTGAGAACACACTGTGCTCAGCCTGTTGGCACAAAGTATGTGTTACAACAACAAGCACAGGAATCCTGACCACACTCTTCCCTATCTCGAGATCTGTGCTGAGAACATGTGAAGCAAATGCATACACTCAGGAAAACAGGGCTGCGAGTCAGAGAGCTAACGGACTTGCTGATTTGTGGCCCTGAGACATGGATTCTTGTGATCTCTGAATCCAGACCCCACACATTTTGGAAGAAAAGCAACAGGCAGGAGATGGGAAAAACAGATCATGTGTATGAGACCAGCCTGCTGTTCATGCCACACTTAAGAGTGTGGGTTTTGATTTCGGCACAGAAACTAGCCATTCTTTCTTCAATGTTCATCAGAAAACTTGCCCAGCCTCTCTTAGTCTGACTCTTGGGCTTTATGGTCATTGTCTTGGAATCTACTTGGAATCTACTTAACCAGTAAGTTTctaatcatttcattttaaacatgaaaGTGTTTAACTAGAAGGTTGCCAACGTAATGCAATaaaaaagtaaggaagaaaagTTGCAGTAAAAATAAAGGCTGCTTCCCGCCCCCGCAATCCCCAGTCCTTCTGGTTTAATCTTTTAGAATAGCTTGGataacctcagtttcccccacgCAGTGCATtaaaagacaggggtgcctggctggctcagtcactaaagaatgtgacccttgatcttgggctcatgagttggagccccacattgggtgtggagcctacttaaaaaaaaaaaaaaaaagaactattccCTACAGGTGGGGGGCTTTGGGTAGCAAACCATAGAGAAAAGATTAACCCGGGCTTAACGGCAGGACAAAGCACACGGACCACGTCTTGTGGGGAGCCACCCTCAATAAGCGTTCTTCTCCAGTTGTGGTTGATGGTGAACCTTCAGGTAAACAATACTTCAGCATACAGGTTGGGGAGCCACGGCGTAATGCTTATTCCCAAGTGCCCAAGTGGGGAGCAAAGCCTGCTGTCCAGCCCAAACACAGGCCACTGAGCAAGTGGGAACCGAGCACTTTCCGGAACCACGAACCCACACCTCATCGCTTTGGAGTGCGCCCTGGGGTTAATCGCCCACGTATCAGAATCACAGAagtgttaaaagaaaacatgCTGTCTTTGAGGAGCGCGTCTATTTCTGTGAATGCTTCAGTGCCTAATTGTTGCTAAAGTCATTTGGGGTTTTTGACACAGATTCTATTTTAGTAAGATGAACTCAGCATAACCCGGTGTTGCCAAAAATGAATTCCTAAGGTAGATGACTAAAATAAACCGGTAATAAATATTGGCTGTTGGAATGGGAATTATATCTCTGCAATGTAGACACAGCATTAATGACTCATTTTCCAAAGAACAGTCTCTCCCAAGGATTACTGGGATGAGGAATCAGGGAAGAAGGACgtccatctctctttcttttaggCGGCAGAGTGTAAGAGGACTATAAACCCACCAGGCAGGGATGTTCTTATATCGACTTGGCCAACCGAGATACAGGGTCCGACGGGGTCAACTTGGACAGGATGCACTGAGGCAGACATAAGGCACTGAAAGAAACCAACCTAGGGGTTGAGGCAGCTGATTCTGGGGATAGTTTTCTCTCATTCCCCCGGGGGGTGGAACGTACCCATGGGTCTACCCAATGCATCTCATGTGGCATGAATTACCTTATCAGTCACCATGGGTGCTGCCATGTTCCTTTGCTGCTTGGAATTAGTGGACTCTTTTAGGTCACCTTTACTTCCTAAGGTCAAATTCTGAATTTCTGGCCCACGGGGTTGAGCTTTACAGCTTCTCTGGTGTACCAGAAGGCGGTCTGGGGCAAAGGTCCGGCCGCAGTTTGGACAGGGCTCCAGCTGAGCTTGACTTGGCCCCTCTTGGTTGGACTGTCCAGTGGGAAGTGGCTGAGGCTTCTGTGGGAGTGGTCGGCGGAGCTCCCTGGGGAGCCggtcattttctattttccactttTCCAGGCATTTGGGCTCATGAATGGGAAGGGACAGAGTGCCAAACTCCCTACCACAAATGTAGCAGATGAGAGTCTTTGGTCGGGCTGGGATGCCCCCAGCAGCCTTCCTGGGACCAGTACGATCGTCAGAACTGCTGGGGGTTGGTGCTCCGGGCCTGTCACCCTTGGGCTTGCAGCTTCTCTGGTGCACAGGAAGCCGATCTGGTAGGAACGTGCGGCCACAGGATTCGCAGGGCAGCAGCTGAGACCGGGAACTCTGGAGCGCTGCTTCGTTCACTGCCTGCAGATTGTAGGACCCACTGCCCCCGAGAGGCTGTGGCTTGGAGGGTTCTGGCCTCCTCAGGTGCTTGGGCAACTTGCTGTTTTCAACCCGCCACTTCTCCAAGCACTGGGGTTCATGAATGGCAATTGACTGGGACCCAAATTCTCGGCCACAGATATAGCACACCCGGAATCCAGGCCTGCGGGAGGGGATCACGGGGGGGCTGGGCTGACTTCCCGACATAATTCTCCTACTGGACTGTTTTGAGAGTATCACCGTTCCAGGTCTCGTTTTCTGAGGTCCTGTCCTTATTTTTCCAACACGACTGACATGCTCTGTGTCTGGCAAAAGCCTAGAGTGGGAGTCACCACATAGAATGGCCTGGTTGATAAGGAAGGTGGGCTCTTTAGAATGGTGGAAACTCTGCTGCAATTTGTTGCAaacccttctctcctttcctgtttCCATTAAGGAGCAAGTCTTTCTGTAGGCTTGCTCTGATTTCAGGCCAGACTCATTTTGGGATTCTGCTCGGAGTGAAGGTTAGTCAGGTTGGCTGTCCTGGGGTTCCACATTGTTGCCAACTCCTTAGACTCAAGGACCGTGACTCAGAGCTTCATTGCAGGGCAGCGGTCTGGAATGCTGGAAAGTCCTCATTAAACCTCAGATGCCTCCAAGATCTGTGGGGGAAACATAAATCAAGAACtcgttacacacacacacacacacacacacacacacacacacacatccacaccccTCTTAGATTGTAAGTTGATAAacagcagtaattttttttttttttaacctagtaTCCTCTTTGGCTAGATAGTAACTAGCACATAAGATttgttcagtaaatgttgaaataaatttgaagaaaattttcacTATGAATCGCACTATTACTGTATTGAAAGTACTGTTCTGAGCAAAGGAAGATCAACAATTACAGTATGTCAGAGACACACATGGCCCAAACTGACAGAGGCATGGTGGTGAGACCCCGGAAGACAGAACTAAGACCTGCGATAATTAAATTAATGAAACTGCAGATAATATAGAAAGATCTTTTCCACTCCCTTAGGGATTCTTAGCTTTTTAGTGCTGTGGATCCTTTCGATAGTTTCTCTGAAGCCTATGGCtttaaaggcaaaaaacaaaaatcttactATCACAAGTGAAactaattttattgaaataattgatCAAATATCTTTGGTCATAATATCTATTTTATTCGAGATATAGTAATAGGCCACACTTAATGAATGCCCATTAGCCTAAGGTTAAGAACCCCTGCAGAAGGAATTCAATAGTGAATATTATGAGTATTATCAGGAAAACCCGCAGAGGGGGTAAACTTCTTATAACCTACCATGTATCCACTTTTCTTTATTATGGGAATGGAGTGTGAACAAATTGGGGCCATAGATGTCAAGCCAAGAATGCAACCCTGGCCTATACCCTTCCTGGTAAATTATCTGTAGATCTTCCCAGGGATGAAGATGCTCAGATTTCGCTTGAtgttctttatattctttatatagcTATTGTGCTTAATTCCTTGTATTATCTCTcttatctgtatctatatctatacagATAGTATAGATACTAGTTAAATATTAGATAAGACAGATAATATACAATTAGataaatattatctatttatatattatagttatatattacatattattatatatagtatataataactATAATATGGAAGATAGATAATATAATCTGTTATctataaatatactttatttttgtatattatatattattatattatatattatatttataatctattattttaaattatttcaaatttaaattattttaattatcaatAATAAgttattaatacattattatatttaatcatatataattatattctatACTAGATATTATGATAAATATTAtctatcttcaaaataatttttgtaaaaacaTGGCTCATGATTTTCTCAGACAAGCCAGAAGGGCAGGTTGGTAAAATCTCATCATGGGCAGGAGGCTAAGGAGTTTTTACCGTGGGGAGAGGCATGAGTCAGTTTCACCCAGGGTAAAGATTATTGTCTAAGCCCCAAGAGAGATTACTGTCAGACGTCTTAGGGCCTCCTTCATTTCCTGAAGGGGGATTCTGTCTGGATGAGAGGCTCCGTATCACCAGCCCCTCATCACAAAGGGAAAAGCGCCTGACCTGAGGCTGGACCCTGCAGACCACAGCAGACCCCTGAGTTCAGGTGGCACAGGGACTGCCTGCTGGTAATATCACAAAGACCAAAAGAGCTGTAAGACTTATGCCTCGTTCCTGTATTTTGGTGCCAAGGAAGGTCTGAATCTTTGCAAATAAGACTATGGGATCAGCTCTGGCACAGAAAAGCAAGCGATTCTTCATTTTGACAGATCCTAAGACAGTGATATTAACACATGTGACAAAAGAATGCATTGGCCCCAGGATAGCCAGCACAGAAAATGAAGCTCACAGAAACCAAATGTGTCACCTGACTGGCACCATCTGAAAGAGAAAGTGGATCTCAAAAACACAAGGAATCTAGGAAAATGATTTCATTAGGTTTTTATCAGCACATGGGGGAAATAACCCCCAAACCACTCTGCTTCTTTGGTTCTGGCATCTTGTTTACCAAGGAtccttattttcctttcccattctcCTTCATACCAGGAAGCTGCAGATAACAAAAGGACTTAAGAAGACATGAAAAATCAATGCAATTAAATAACCTTACTTCCCCTAAACTTGCTcacagtttctctctctgtctctctctcatacacacacacacacacaaacacacagacacacacacactgctcccAGCTGATCAGAGTACTGGGGAGGCCCCATAACTTGACCCAGCAACTCCTATCTCCCTTAGGATCAGGTAAGAAGACTAATAGTTACTGAACACCAACTATGCATCAGATATTGTACTGATTTGTTATATACACAGTTTCAATTAATTCTCAGATGAAGGCAGGTATGAttgtttcagttttataagtGAAGACACTATGAGTCAGAAGACAGTCCGTTTTTAAATGACAGAACTGGGAACCAATTCCAGCTCTCTTTGGCTCCGGTAGTCAGCtctttccatgattcattctgcCACAAATTCCACCAACAGAGCTTCTTCTCTTTAGTTTTTTATCCCGGTTTTAATGTACGATTCATATGTCTCACGGGAAGGTAACCAAGGTCCCACCGGCCTTTGTGTGGCCcttgaggaggaggaagaggtggaagggaggaggagaacagGGCGCAGGTGGAGAAAATCCTCTGAGATGgaaaaagcaggagagagagacactggGGATATTGGAGGCAGCATTTTTTCCTGAAGCACCAgggctcattttttattttgctggaaGTGGTTTTCTCAACGACGTTGTCCCTCTGCAGCTTGTACAACACGGATCCTTTTCCTGATTGCACCAACATCCCTAGGCGTGGGGACGGGCCAGGGGGACCTGGGGTGGTATAATGAGTGCAGGGTGAAAGCAAAGGCTGCCCCAAGAGGCCAGATGGTTGCTCCCTTTGCAGCCCCTTCCCCGGTTTGATTAGGGATAGATCTTCATGCACATAAGCATTTTTCTGCTATTGATATTTTCTCTGCAGCAAACATGAGAGCATCATCAGATTCCTAACCGTATCTTCATCGTTTTTTCCAccatctctttcctcctccaaTGTCCTCCTGAAATCTCTGTCTTACTGTGCTTAAAGTTATCAAAATATGAAAGATGAGGTAGCCGGAAGAAGTGAAATTTTGGGGAACCGCAGGGTTGAATGGAGAACCCTGCGATGCTTCTTTCCACCAGTGATTCTGGCCAGGCCTAGCCCAGCCAGAGGCTCTCCCCTATATGTTAGTTCTAAAAGCACAAGTACTGGAAAATACTAAATACGTGTAGTTAAATCACTTAAGAAATTGGCTTGCCACGCAGACACATCATAAAGCAATGTTGCGAGTTCATAAAGAGAACTACTTTGCAAAGCCAGCCAGCTCTACCCCAAGCAACCGTGGAGAAACGTTCACCCCAGTTGGTCTGAATTATTCATTTTGACCATATTTGCACACAGGATATTTAAAGAATGTCTTGGAAGGCATCACACTTTATCAAGATGATGCCATTTTTCCAAGCCCTTTGGGGTTCACGAGAAGGGAGAGACACTCACAAAGATGAATATAATAACCATGGAAATCCAAACCCATCTTGGCATTAGGAGGTGTTTCCCTATCAAAGAagagggggctggggaagagcACAACCAAAggattaaatcttttaaaagtaaatttagtcttttgaaacaaaataaatgtatgtgaTGCATGACCCTTTCCCTGTTAGTATAGAATCCAAATTCTTTaaatggacaaatgaataaataagaaagatggAGTTGAGCTGGTGCTGGCTCTGAGCGAAATTATAAAATAGAGGAGGTTTGTCTTTAATATCCTCCAACCACCCCATTCAGCAGGCTCCATTCTCCCCTGCCTGGTGTCCTCATATGCTCACCAGTCTTCCTTACTTTTGAAACACCACTTTCAAAAAGGAGCTGATAGACTTATTCACACCAAGCCTTATGATTGATGAGGTAATATCCCTCCCACAGTCTGGCAGAGACAACTGGTTTCCCACCAGTCATTATTTTGCCCAACTTCCTCAAATTAAGAGAGCCCCAATTTTTAGCTGGGCACATGATTTCTCAGCTACAAGTCTGCAGGCTCCTTTGCAGAATTGTGTAAGACATGTCCACAACctgctcctctttccttccttcattctgaTGCTTAAACCatggatgtgatggctggagctccagcagccatcGTGGACCAGACTATGTTTATGTGACCCCTGACATGACGGAGCAGACACTTGGATGGACTTGAGTCCCTAATAATGGTGGAGTCACCATACAAGCTCTCAGGTGTCACCCTTAGCCTTAATTTacataagagaaataaatacctaattgtattttagccatttttaaagagTCTTTTCCTAGCATAAAACCTATAACTAGAACCTAATTCTAAGGAGatacagttgtatttttttttttaatttttttattgttatgttaatccccatacattacatcattagttttagatatagtgttccatgattcattgtttgtgcataacacccagtgctccatgcagaacgtgccctcctcaatacccatcaccaggctaacccatcctcccaaccccctcccctctagaaccctcagtttgtttttcagagtccatcgtctctcatggttcttctccccctctgatttcccccccttcattcttcccctcctgctacattcttcttcttctttttttctttcttaacatatattgcattatttgtttcagaggtacagatctgagattcaacagtcttgcacaattcacagcgcttaccagaacacataccctccccagtgtccatcacccagtcaccccatccctcccaccccaccccccactccagcaaccctcagtttgtttcctgagattaagaattcctcatatcagtgaggtcatatgatacatgtctttctctgtttgacttatttcgctcagcataataccctccagttccatccacgtcgttgcaaatggcaagatcttattccttttgatggctgcataatattccattgtatatatataccacctcttctttatccattcatctgttgatggacatcttggctctttccacagtttggctattgtggacattgctgctataaacatcggggtgcacgtagcctttcgggtccctacttttgtatctttggggtaaatacccagtagtgcaattgctggatcatatggtagctctattttcaactttttgaggaacctccatactgttttccagagtggctgcaccagcttgcattcccaccaacagtgtaggagggttcccctttctccgcatccccgccaacatctgtcatttcctgacttgttaattttagccattctgactggtgtgaggtggtatctcattgaggttttgatttggatttccctgatgctgagcgatattgaacactttttcatgtgtctgttggccatttggatgtcttctttggaaaaatgtctgttcatgtcttctgcccatttcttgattggattctttgttcttttggtgttgagtttgatgagttctttatagattttggatactagcccttaatctgatatgtcatttgcaaatatcttctcccattctgtcagttgtcttttggttttgttgactgtttcctttgctttgcaaaagctttttatcttgatgaagtcccaatagttcatttttgcccttgcttcccttgcctttggcgatgtttctaggaagaagttgctgcggctgaggtcgaagaggttgctgcctgtgttctcctttaggattttgatggactcctgtctcacattgaggtctttcaaccatttggagtctatttttgtgtgtggtgtaaggaaatggtccagtttcattcttctgcatgtggctgtccaattttcccaacaccatttgttgaagagactgtcttttttccattggacattctttcctgctttgtcaaagattagttgaccatagagttgagggtccatttctgggctctctattctgttccattgatctatgtgtctgtttttgtgccagtaccatactgtcttgatgatgacagctttgtagtagagctggaagtccggaattgtgatgccgccagctttgcttttctttttcaacatccctctggctattcagggtcttttctggttccatacaaattttaggattatttgttccatttctttgaagaaagtggatggtattttgatggggattgcattgaatgtgtagattgctctcggtaggattgacatcttcacaatatttgttcttccaatccatgagcatggaacgtttttccatttctttgtgtctttctcaatttctttcatgagtattttatagttttctgagtacagatcctttgcctctttggttagatttattcctaggtatcttatggttttgggtgcaattgtaaatgggatcgactccttaatttctctttcttctgacttgttgttggtgtataggaatgccactgacttctgtgcattgattttatatcctgccacttgactgaattcctgtatgagttctagcagttttggggtggagtctttgggattttccacataaagtatcatatcatctgcaaagagtgagagtttgacttcttctttgccaatttggatgcctttgatttctttttgttgtctgattgctgtggctaggacttccaatactatgttgaatagcagtggtgatagtggacatccctgccgcgttcctgaccttagggggaaagctctcagtttttccccattgagaatgatattcgctgtaggtttttcatagatggcttttatgatattgaggtatgtaccctctatccctatactctgaagagttttgatcaagaaaggatgctgtactttgtcaaatgctttttctgcatctattgagaggatcatgtgattcttgttctttcttttgttaatgtattgtatcacgttgattgatttgcggatgttgaaccaaccttgcagcccagggataaatccgacttggtcgtggtgaataatccttttaatgtactgttggatcctattggctagtattttggtgagaatttttgcatccatgttcatcagggatattggtctgtaattctgctttttgatggggtctttgtctggttttgggagcaaggtaatgctggcctcataaaatgagtttggaagttttccttccatttctattttttggaacagtttcagaaggataggtattaattcttcttgaaatgtttggtagaattcccctgggaagccatctggccctgggcttttgtgttttgggagatttttgatgactgcttctatttccttagtggttataggtctgttcaggttttctatttcttcctggttcagttttggtagttgatacatctctaggaatgcatccattacttccaggttatctagtttgctggcatagagttgctcataatatgttcttataattgtttgtatttctttggtgttggttgtgatttctcctctttcattcatgattttgttgatttgggtcatttctcttttctttttgataagtctggccaggggcttatcaatcttgttaattctttcaaagaaccagctcctagtttcgttgatctgttctactgttcttttggtttctatttcattgatttctgctctgatctttattatttctcttctcctgctgggtttaggctttatttgctgttctttctccagctcctttaggtgtagggttaggttgtgtatttgagacctttcttgtttcttgagaaaggcttgtattgctatatactttcc harbors:
- the ZNF474 gene encoding zinc finger protein 474, translated to METGKERRVCNKLQQSFHHSKEPTFLINQAILCGDSHSRLLPDTEHVSRVGKIRTGPQKTRPGTVILSKQSSRRIMSGSQPSPPVIPSRRPGFRVCYICGREFGSQSIAIHEPQCLEKWRVENSKLPKHLRRPEPSKPQPLGGSGSYNLQAVNEAALQSSRSQLLPCESCGRTFLPDRLPVHQRSCKPKGDRPGAPTPSSSDDRTGPRKAAGGIPARPKTLICYICGREFGTLSLPIHEPKCLEKWKIENDRLPRELRRPLPQKPQPLPTGQSNQEGPSQAQLEPCPNCGRTFAPDRLLVHQRSCKAQPRGPEIQNLTLGSKGDLKESTNSKQQRNMAAPMVTDKVIHAT